The following coding sequences are from one Desulfosporosinus orientis DSM 765 window:
- the fliM gene encoding flagellar motor switch protein FliM, with amino-acid sequence MGDVLSQSEIDALLNALSDGQVDVEEMKTTKTQKKVRVYDFKRPNKFSKDQIHSLHNIHENFCRGLTTYFSGNLHSVVECSVLSIEQITYDEFIRSLPNPTVLALYSLHPLEGTVLLEVSPSLTFAIVERLLGGEGQGEGTEKSRDLTEIEKTITENRLKQMILISEEAWSEIYELKPQFLSMESNPQFTQIVAPNEMIVLITLEVRIGDAMGMINICIPYLVLEPILDKLSTFFLFSTQAKVSSPEQVIAIRKKIEWAKVEMVTFLGHSEILVRELLELAKGDVIPLNQSVQESLPVYVGEFMKFKCIPGLNGEHLAVQITEIVKEGGEQDE; translated from the coding sequence ATGGGAGACGTCTTGTCCCAATCTGAAATTGATGCTCTACTCAATGCGCTGTCCGATGGACAAGTGGACGTTGAGGAAATGAAAACAACTAAAACTCAAAAAAAAGTTCGAGTTTACGATTTTAAACGTCCTAATAAGTTTTCCAAGGATCAGATTCACTCCCTCCATAATATTCACGAGAATTTTTGCCGAGGGTTAACAACTTATTTTTCCGGAAACCTCCATTCAGTTGTTGAATGTTCAGTTCTTTCAATTGAACAAATCACCTATGATGAATTTATACGGTCATTACCTAATCCTACAGTTTTGGCTCTTTATTCACTGCATCCCTTGGAAGGGACCGTTCTATTGGAAGTCAGTCCTTCACTTACCTTTGCTATCGTTGAACGACTTTTGGGAGGGGAAGGGCAAGGGGAGGGGACTGAAAAGAGCCGAGATTTAACGGAGATTGAAAAGACGATTACTGAAAATCGTCTCAAGCAAATGATTTTAATTTCTGAAGAAGCATGGTCGGAGATTTATGAACTTAAGCCCCAATTTCTATCAATGGAATCAAATCCTCAGTTTACCCAAATTGTTGCTCCCAATGAAATGATTGTACTCATAACTCTTGAAGTTCGGATTGGGGACGCTATGGGAATGATCAATATTTGTATCCCTTATCTCGTTCTCGAACCTATTTTAGATAAGTTAAGTACGTTTTTTCTCTTCTCAACTCAGGCGAAAGTCAGTTCGCCGGAACAAGTTATAGCGATTCGCAAAAAGATTGAATGGGCAAAGGTGGAAATGGTTACCTTCCTGGGCCATTCGGAAATTCTCGTTCGAGAGCTTCTGGAACTAGCAAAGGGAGATGTTATCCCTTTAAATCAATCGGTACAGGAGTCGTTGCCTGTTTATGTAGGAGAATTTATGAAATTTAAGTGTATTCCTGGTCTGAACGGAGAACATCTTGCCGTTCAGATTACGGAAATAGTAAAGGAAGGAGGGGAACAAGATGAGTGA
- the fliG gene encoding flagellar motor switch protein FliG — MSQALTGIQKAAILMVALGTDHSANVIKHLGDAEIEQLTLEMANVGKVSPEHRDLVLEEFHQMCMANDYIARGGLDYAREVLERALGESKAFDIISRLSTSLKMRPFDLVRRTDPKQLFSFIQGEHPQTIALIMTHLPVDKAATLLASLSPDRQADVAKRIATMGRTSPEVLKEIEKVLERKISSLAPTDYSASGGIQSIVDVLNRTDPGTVKVVMDALEVDDPDLAEQIKRQMFVFEDIVMLDDRGIQLVLREVETKDLGLALKGSNPEVTQKILANMSSRAGQMLKDDMEFMGPVRLRDVEEAQQRIVKVIRKIEETGAIVISRGGSDEIIY; from the coding sequence ATGTCGCAAGCTTTAACTGGAATCCAAAAAGCAGCAATTCTAATGGTTGCATTAGGCACAGATCATTCTGCAAATGTAATTAAACATCTGGGAGACGCTGAAATTGAGCAATTGACCCTGGAAATGGCTAATGTAGGGAAAGTATCTCCTGAACATAGGGATCTTGTCCTCGAAGAATTCCATCAGATGTGTATGGCTAATGACTATATTGCCAGAGGGGGGCTGGATTATGCTCGAGAGGTATTAGAACGGGCTCTTGGGGAGTCAAAAGCTTTCGACATTATCAGCCGTTTATCCACTTCACTAAAGATGAGGCCTTTTGATCTTGTGCGGCGGACAGATCCCAAACAGTTGTTTTCCTTTATACAAGGAGAACACCCTCAGACAATTGCCCTTATCATGACCCATCTTCCGGTGGACAAGGCGGCTACCTTACTGGCCAGCCTGAGCCCAGACCGGCAGGCTGATGTAGCGAAGCGTATAGCGACCATGGGAAGAACCAGTCCGGAAGTGCTCAAAGAAATTGAGAAAGTTTTAGAACGCAAGATTTCCAGCTTAGCTCCCACAGATTATTCAGCTTCAGGAGGAATCCAGAGTATTGTGGATGTTCTCAATAGGACAGATCCGGGAACGGTCAAAGTTGTTATGGATGCTCTGGAGGTTGATGATCCTGATTTAGCAGAACAGATTAAACGCCAGATGTTTGTCTTTGAAGATATTGTTATGTTGGACGATCGTGGAATCCAACTGGTTTTGCGAGAAGTGGAGACAAAAGATTTGGGACTGGCCTTAAAAGGTTCCAACCCCGAAGTGACACAAAAAATTCTGGCCAATATGTCGTCGCGGGCTGGTCAGATGCTCAAAGACGATATGGAATTTATGGGTCCCGTGCGGCTGCGTGATGTCGAAGAGGCTCAACAGCGCATTGTCAAGGTAATTCGTAAGATTGAGGAAACCGGTGCTATTGTCATCTCCAGAGGAGGTAGCGATGAGATCATCTATTAA
- the fliI gene encoding flagellar protein export ATPase FliI, with translation MDQIEPISAQGRVSKIVGLMVETIGPRASVGEYCHIITRDGRELPAEVVGFRDSTTLLMPLGELEGISPGDCVLSQRQKLTVPVGPSLLGRILDGLGYPLDGRPLKTEISYPLHNKPPNALLRPRILESLSVGVRPIDGMLTIGRGQRMGIFAGSGVGKSTLLGMMARNTVADINVIALIGERGRELRDFIEKDLGPEGLARSVIIVATSDQPALVRLKAAFTATAVAEYFRDNGQNVLLMMDSVTRFAMAQREVGLTVGEPPATRGYPPSVFALLPKLLERSGMAEIGSITGIYTVLVDGDDHNEPIADSVRGILDGHIVLTRELAMQNQFPAIDILQSVSRVMNDVVSQEQLELAGKVREHIAVYRDAKDLIDIGAYTPGSNPKIDAAIAHMDRILAFNRQRVDEQVKYEEMLQHLKGIFG, from the coding sequence GTGGATCAGATAGAGCCGATCTCAGCCCAAGGAAGAGTCTCAAAGATAGTCGGTCTGATGGTGGAGACGATTGGGCCGCGCGCCAGTGTGGGTGAATACTGCCATATTATTACTAGAGATGGCCGAGAACTTCCGGCAGAAGTTGTGGGCTTTCGAGATTCTACCACCTTGCTTATGCCGCTGGGAGAGCTGGAAGGGATTTCACCGGGAGATTGTGTACTCTCTCAAAGACAAAAATTAACCGTTCCGGTGGGCCCCAGTCTTCTGGGCAGAATTCTTGACGGGCTGGGCTATCCCTTGGATGGGCGCCCTCTTAAGACTGAAATTTCCTACCCATTGCATAATAAACCGCCGAATGCTTTATTACGTCCCAGAATTCTTGAAAGTCTCAGCGTGGGGGTACGACCAATCGACGGAATGCTGACAATCGGCCGTGGCCAACGGATGGGGATTTTCGCCGGTTCTGGGGTGGGAAAGAGCACATTGTTGGGCATGATGGCCAGAAACACCGTGGCTGATATTAATGTTATTGCATTAATAGGCGAACGGGGTCGAGAGCTTCGTGATTTTATTGAGAAGGATTTGGGGCCGGAAGGCCTGGCAAGGTCTGTTATTATTGTGGCCACCTCAGATCAGCCGGCTTTGGTCCGTTTGAAGGCCGCTTTTACAGCGACAGCTGTTGCTGAGTATTTCAGAGACAATGGCCAGAATGTACTGTTAATGATGGATTCAGTGACTCGTTTTGCTATGGCTCAACGGGAGGTGGGGTTGACGGTTGGAGAACCACCTGCCACACGAGGCTATCCTCCCTCCGTCTTTGCCCTTTTACCAAAGCTGTTAGAACGCTCAGGTATGGCTGAAATAGGAAGTATTACCGGAATTTACACGGTATTGGTTGATGGGGATGACCACAATGAGCCAATTGCAGATTCAGTACGCGGAATTCTCGACGGGCACATTGTCTTGACTAGGGAATTGGCGATGCAGAACCAGTTTCCGGCCATTGATATTCTACAGTCTGTCAGCCGTGTGATGAATGATGTTGTCAGTCAGGAACAGCTCGAATTAGCTGGTAAAGTGCGTGAACATATAGCTGTTTATCGTGATGCTAAGGATTTGATCGACATTGGCGCCTATACGCCGGGAAGCAACCCTAAAATTGATGCAGCTATTGCTCATATGGACCGTATTTTAGCTTTCAACCGGCAGAGGGTGGACGAACAAGTCAAATATGAAGAGATGCTTCAGCATTTGAAGGGGATTTTCGGCTAA
- a CDS encoding flagellar FlbD family protein, whose translation MISVTRLNGKKFTLNSDLIEIMEETPDTVITLTGGNKYVVAEEIEVIIERIAEFRRRYHVCKVED comes from the coding sequence ATGATTAGCGTCACTCGTTTAAATGGAAAAAAATTCACCTTAAATTCTGATCTTATTGAAATTATGGAAGAAACTCCGGATACGGTAATAACCTTAACCGGTGGAAATAAATACGTTGTGGCAGAAGAGATCGAGGTTATAATTGAAAGGATTGCTGAATTTCGCAGACGCTATCATGTTTGCAAAGTGGAGGATTGA
- a CDS encoding FliH/SctL family protein produces MRSSINSRVVKSSNVEVSAPRMVECLAGFQQLSDCLAVLSLEKDNGDSARTENVDSDSELPDKEDIVCEADSEELQRADQEEVNAQAAEIISNAEAEAQKILAQAEADAQTILAQAQADAQKIINQAQDEVESLRQEVVKNAQAEIYPAAREEGYQAGRQAGEAEGLRLRENADHLFQIAQRAFQEEYAKVDNDLLHLAIKIAERIVRSTIALEPQRVAAIIQSLTLLPRERQGWLLHVAPDDARWLEENQPPCSWIIDNSLNPGDCFLECQEGVFDGRLEAQLDKLEHTLREELEHGGLESINSDSGSDRADLSPRKSLKDSRSDGGDDWAARQCG; encoded by the coding sequence ATGAGATCATCTATTAACAGTCGCGTGGTTAAAAGCAGCAATGTGGAGGTGTCAGCCCCTCGAATGGTAGAATGCCTGGCAGGTTTTCAGCAGTTAAGTGATTGTTTGGCAGTTCTTAGCCTGGAAAAAGATAACGGAGACTCCGCTCGCACCGAGAACGTTGATTCTGATTCAGAACTGCCGGATAAGGAAGATATTGTATGCGAGGCGGACTCTGAAGAACTCCAAAGAGCAGACCAAGAAGAGGTTAACGCACAGGCGGCAGAAATCATCTCGAATGCTGAAGCAGAGGCCCAGAAAATACTTGCTCAGGCCGAAGCCGATGCCCAAACAATTCTTGCTCAAGCTCAAGCTGATGCTCAGAAAATAATCAATCAGGCTCAAGATGAGGTTGAGAGTTTGCGTCAAGAGGTTGTGAAAAATGCGCAAGCAGAAATCTATCCTGCAGCCCGGGAAGAAGGGTATCAGGCAGGCAGGCAGGCAGGAGAAGCGGAAGGCCTCCGATTGAGGGAAAATGCCGATCACCTTTTTCAGATAGCTCAAAGGGCCTTTCAAGAGGAATATGCAAAAGTTGACAACGATTTATTGCATTTAGCTATTAAAATTGCCGAACGTATTGTGCGTTCAACCATTGCATTAGAACCTCAGCGAGTAGCGGCTATCATCCAGTCCTTAACTCTCCTGCCTAGAGAGCGGCAGGGATGGCTTCTTCATGTGGCCCCTGATGATGCTCGCTGGCTTGAAGAAAACCAGCCGCCATGCTCCTGGATCATCGATAATTCCTTAAATCCCGGGGATTGTTTCCTCGAGTGCCAGGAAGGTGTTTTTGATGGCCGGCTTGAAGCTCAGTTAGATAAATTGGAACATACCTTGCGAGAGGAGCTCGAACATGGGGGTTTGGAATCTATTAACTCAGACAGTGGATCAGATAGAGCCGATCTCAGCCCAAGGAAGAGTCTCAAAGATAGTCGGTCTGATGGTGGAGACGATTGGGCCGCGCGCCAGTGTGGGTGA
- the fliF gene encoding flagellar basal-body MS-ring/collar protein FliF, translated as MDFSWAGIKQTVKTYWDKLSSPQKIITVLAPLLVAGALIYLIIWAGRPQYVPIFTKLNDVDAGAITAKLQDMKVDYKLADNGATIMVPQQSSAEIRLELASAGLPEESKFSFDNLDTMRLGETDSDRKLRYVLGLQNELENTLKTLSGVEDARVHIVMPEPSLFVESQKSATAAVTLKLAPNTTLSEDQVRAIANLLAGSVEGLQSENVTIVDTSGNVVSDLLKESKDPEKLTVTQYQLKQAVEEDTRKSVQSMLDRVLGTGKAVVRINAVLDFDQKKIVKQTNGPGAVVSDQSTNESTTNGTNVAGGTPGLPSNGAPTYPADSNVNSTSTKNTSTKNYQVDTTQEEQVVSPGSVKRLSVSVMADADAVTQDQLDQIKAIVASAAGVDAARGDEIQVAAIPFNKTDLQQEVAAMENAKKQQLYMIYAGIGAAVLAGLVFLIVFLRRRSKKAKAEKMLELEGSEPVSVSDAELLMAQKLAEEEAKMNLAQKNAKSVEEIERQQIKEAVELYARNNPDEAARLMKTWLSEER; from the coding sequence GTGGATTTTTCTTGGGCGGGAATTAAACAAACAGTTAAAACATATTGGGATAAACTTTCTAGCCCACAGAAAATAATAACGGTACTTGCTCCCCTTTTGGTTGCTGGAGCATTAATTTATTTGATTATTTGGGCTGGGCGTCCACAATACGTACCGATTTTTACTAAACTAAATGACGTTGATGCCGGAGCAATCACAGCTAAACTACAGGACATGAAAGTGGATTACAAGCTGGCTGATAATGGAGCGACCATTATGGTCCCGCAACAGTCATCTGCTGAAATCCGTTTAGAGCTTGCTAGTGCGGGTCTTCCTGAAGAGAGCAAATTCAGCTTTGATAATTTAGACACCATGCGGCTAGGGGAGACGGATTCTGACCGAAAGCTACGTTATGTTCTCGGATTACAGAACGAATTAGAGAATACTTTAAAGACTCTAAGCGGTGTAGAAGATGCACGTGTACATATAGTGATGCCCGAACCATCATTGTTTGTCGAGAGTCAAAAATCCGCTACAGCGGCTGTAACTCTGAAACTTGCTCCAAACACTACTCTTAGTGAAGATCAAGTTCGTGCTATAGCTAATTTATTGGCCGGATCAGTCGAAGGACTGCAATCGGAGAACGTAACGATTGTAGATACTAGCGGAAATGTTGTGTCGGATCTTTTGAAAGAAAGCAAAGATCCGGAAAAACTGACGGTTACTCAATATCAACTTAAACAAGCGGTAGAAGAAGATACTCGGAAATCTGTTCAGAGCATGCTTGATCGTGTCCTTGGTACCGGCAAGGCAGTTGTTCGGATCAATGCCGTTTTGGATTTTGATCAGAAAAAAATTGTCAAACAGACTAACGGACCGGGAGCGGTGGTCAGTGATCAGAGTACTAACGAAAGTACAACAAATGGTACGAACGTGGCTGGAGGGACGCCTGGATTGCCCTCTAATGGGGCTCCAACCTATCCGGCTGATTCAAATGTAAACTCTACCTCAACTAAGAATACCAGCACTAAAAATTATCAGGTCGATACAACCCAAGAGGAACAAGTTGTGAGTCCGGGAAGTGTAAAACGTCTCTCCGTCTCCGTGATGGCAGATGCTGACGCAGTTACTCAGGATCAGCTGGACCAAATTAAAGCCATTGTAGCTTCTGCTGCCGGGGTGGACGCAGCACGCGGGGATGAAATTCAAGTCGCTGCTATCCCCTTTAATAAGACAGATCTGCAGCAAGAAGTAGCCGCCATGGAAAACGCTAAAAAGCAACAGTTGTATATGATATATGCTGGAATTGGAGCAGCTGTTTTAGCGGGCTTGGTATTCCTGATAGTGTTTTTGCGCAGACGATCCAAAAAAGCAAAAGCAGAAAAAATGCTGGAGCTGGAAGGTTCAGAGCCGGTTTCTGTTAGTGATGCTGAACTGCTGATGGCACAAAAATTGGCAGAGGAAGAAGCAAAGATGAATTTGGCTCAGAAAAACGCCAAGTCAGTGGAGGAAATTGAAAGGCAGCAGATCAAAGAAGCTGTCGAACTATATGCACGAAATAACCCAGATGAGGCTGCCCGTCTAATGAAAACTTGGCTATCGGAGGAGAGATAG
- the fliY gene encoding flagellar motor switch phosphatase FliY, whose translation MSDGMLSQEEIDALLRGTLEPDLENPSEPSLESNSEASFDLTSALDTLDEMEKDTLGEIANISMGTAATTLSQLLGKKVDITTPRVDLTTSEQIRKEYPIPSVICDVKYKAGIEGSNLLILSQRDGSVIVDLMMGGDGKNPSAALSDLQISGISEAMNQMMGSAATSMSTMFNAMVDITPPSLVLNNLADGEDLIQDFLAPDEVLVRIAFRMVVEDVIDSTLVQVIPLSVARKMVNKLMGTMGTMGESSAQPTPVSQPAPATAAAAQPAYQSSASPQPVYESASYSMPADHPPYGIGQSNPQGSRQTPIQPAQFAPLQPGTPLVQQDNLNLILDVPLQISVELGRARKTIKEILEMGPGSVIELDRLAGEPVDMIVNGKLIAKCEVVVVNETFGIRITDIIHPMERMNSLK comes from the coding sequence ATGAGTGATGGGATGCTCTCTCAAGAAGAAATTGATGCGTTGCTTCGGGGAACCTTAGAACCGGACTTAGAGAATCCGTCCGAACCAAGTTTAGAGTCAAATTCAGAAGCGAGTTTTGATTTGACTTCAGCCCTTGATACGCTCGATGAAATGGAAAAAGATACTCTGGGGGAAATTGCCAATATTTCCATGGGTACTGCTGCCACCACCTTATCTCAGCTTTTAGGAAAAAAAGTGGATATCACTACTCCGAGAGTCGATTTGACGACTTCGGAACAAATTCGCAAGGAATATCCGATTCCCTCCGTGATTTGTGATGTTAAGTATAAAGCGGGAATAGAGGGCTCGAATCTTTTGATTCTTTCCCAACGGGATGGCTCAGTCATTGTGGATCTGATGATGGGGGGGGACGGAAAAAATCCTTCTGCCGCTCTTTCAGATCTGCAGATCAGCGGGATATCTGAGGCAATGAACCAAATGATGGGATCAGCGGCCACCTCAATGTCGACCATGTTTAATGCGATGGTGGATATTACTCCTCCAAGTTTAGTGCTCAATAATTTGGCAGACGGGGAAGATCTTATTCAAGATTTCTTGGCTCCTGACGAGGTACTTGTAAGAATCGCTTTTCGGATGGTTGTTGAAGATGTTATTGACAGCACCTTGGTGCAGGTTATACCGTTGAGTGTGGCTCGAAAAATGGTTAATAAGCTAATGGGTACTATGGGCACTATGGGTGAAAGTTCAGCACAGCCAACTCCTGTTTCTCAACCGGCTCCTGCTACAGCCGCCGCTGCCCAGCCAGCTTATCAGTCATCCGCATCTCCTCAACCTGTCTATGAGTCTGCTTCTTATTCCATGCCGGCTGACCATCCTCCTTATGGCATAGGACAGTCCAATCCACAAGGAAGCCGGCAGACCCCTATTCAGCCGGCACAGTTTGCACCTCTGCAGCCCGGTACTCCTTTAGTACAGCAGGACAATCTTAATTTGATTCTGGATGTGCCTCTGCAGATAAGTGTTGAACTGGGACGAGCGAGGAAGACAATCAAGGAAATCCTTGAAATGGGACCGGGCTCAGTTATTGAGCTTGATCGCTTGGCTGGAGAACCTGTTGATATGATTGTTAACGGAAAGTTAATTGCTAAATGCGAAGTAGTAGTGGTTAATGAGACCTTCGGAATCCGAATTACGGATATCATACATCCTATGGAACGGATGAATTCATTGAAATAA
- a CDS encoding flagellar export protein FliJ, whose product MARFRFRMDASLQLAQQVLESAQQEYAAEYRLWERCVRACEAQHICYCEAQEEQRNAGLYRPEELGICQIFSVEQRRRLEQLETRRKEQELVMEKARKHLLEAHREVEKFQRLKDKQALAFQRAELQKEQKILDETGQVLHWLGKKTLNDEYMMNGRTKR is encoded by the coding sequence ATGGCAAGATTTCGTTTTCGTATGGATGCAAGCCTTCAACTGGCTCAACAAGTATTAGAGTCAGCACAGCAGGAGTATGCTGCAGAATACCGCCTTTGGGAAAGATGCGTCCGAGCCTGTGAAGCCCAGCATATTTGTTACTGCGAAGCTCAAGAAGAGCAAAGGAATGCTGGTCTGTATAGACCGGAAGAGCTGGGGATCTGTCAAATATTTTCTGTGGAACAAAGGCGGCGCTTAGAGCAATTAGAAACAAGACGGAAGGAGCAAGAGCTTGTTATGGAAAAAGCACGTAAGCACTTATTAGAGGCCCATCGTGAAGTTGAAAAGTTTCAAAGACTAAAAGATAAACAGGCATTGGCCTTCCAGAGAGCTGAACTGCAGAAAGAGCAAAAAATATTGGATGAAACCGGACAAGTACTTCATTGGCTGGGGAAGAAGACTTTAAATGATGAATATATGATGAACGGAAGGACAAAGCGATGA
- a CDS encoding flagellar basal body-associated FliL family protein gives MILAIILSIALGVGGTLGAQKFIFKTSDNSSEILKNSAKKAKSSGPLLPIGEFTVNLQGGAFLKTNITVQVIDAEAEAVLQEKDAFLKDRVITVLSNKSLNDVQTQAARERLRQELLTQLNEVADDCLTDVLFISMVYQ, from the coding sequence ATGATATTAGCAATTATTTTAAGTATAGCATTAGGAGTTGGTGGTACACTTGGAGCACAAAAGTTTATTTTTAAGACCTCAGATAATAGCTCAGAAATCCTAAAAAACTCAGCGAAGAAAGCAAAATCCTCAGGGCCGCTGCTTCCCATTGGTGAGTTTACGGTAAATCTGCAGGGAGGAGCTTTTTTAAAAACTAATATCACAGTTCAAGTAATCGACGCGGAAGCAGAAGCAGTATTGCAAGAAAAGGACGCATTTTTAAAGGACAGAGTGATAACCGTTTTGTCTAACAAGTCCCTGAATGATGTTCAAACTCAAGCTGCTCGGGAAAGATTAAGACAAGAGTTGCTTACGCAGCTCAATGAAGTAGCAGATGATTGCCTTACGGATGTCCTTTTCATTTCCATGGTTTACCAGTAA
- the fliE gene encoding flagellar hook-basal body complex protein FliE, producing MSIQPISPLTPLEAIKFSDATSLEAGKPVVSKVEEGAQKASTDFAKFFSDALSEVGALQEKGESASLALATGQVQDLSEVMVALEKASLSLSLAVSTRDKALEAYNQIMRMQI from the coding sequence ATGAGCATCCAGCCAATATCCCCTTTAACGCCACTTGAGGCCATAAAGTTCAGCGACGCGACAAGTCTCGAAGCGGGTAAACCCGTTGTCTCGAAGGTCGAAGAAGGTGCTCAAAAGGCCAGTACAGATTTTGCTAAATTTTTCAGCGATGCTTTGAGTGAAGTAGGTGCTTTGCAAGAAAAGGGGGAGTCAGCCAGTTTGGCCCTGGCAACAGGCCAGGTTCAAGATTTGTCTGAAGTTATGGTAGCTTTGGAAAAGGCGAGTTTATCGTTATCTCTAGCAGTATCAACCCGGGATAAAGCTTTAGAAGCTTACAACCAGATAATGCGGATGCAAATATAA
- a CDS encoding protein-glutamate methylesterase/protein-glutamine glutaminase has product MTSAPKTPIGVLIVDDSPFMRLTIQKILSKDSGIKVLDTARDGREGILKLQALRPQVVTMDVEMPVMNGLQALEEIMRWQPTPVIILSSVTTEGAQATLKAFDLGAVDVVAKPSGSPGADLQVLSRDLIEKIKATVLVDPARLRRKVISHTDTISSITLNSGARASTLNAATPVSTIGTSLQNSRSASSGRGGLLPKHPIEIVAIGTSTGGPSALQAVLPTLPADFPVPVLVAQHMPPGFTAPLAQRLNGLCALNVKEAVHGEPVKAGNVYVAQAGKQLQVQRNSGQLTLHIGEESPIPTLYHPSVDVMFLSLAKVVGRGTLGVVMTGMGNDGTKGMKELKAAEGFAIAESEESCVVYGMPRSIVEAGLADRVVPLGEIGKTIVECVMRRR; this is encoded by the coding sequence ATGACGTCTGCGCCTAAAACACCTATTGGGGTTCTGATTGTGGATGATTCTCCTTTTATGAGGTTAACCATCCAGAAGATTCTGAGTAAGGACTCCGGCATTAAGGTATTAGATACAGCCAGAGATGGCCGGGAAGGAATTCTTAAACTGCAAGCCCTGCGTCCGCAAGTTGTAACAATGGATGTTGAGATGCCGGTTATGAACGGATTACAAGCTCTGGAGGAGATTATGCGCTGGCAGCCGACTCCTGTAATTATTCTAAGCTCGGTGACAACGGAGGGAGCACAAGCCACGTTAAAAGCCTTTGATCTGGGAGCTGTCGATGTAGTAGCCAAACCATCCGGATCACCTGGAGCTGACTTGCAAGTTCTTTCCCGGGACCTGATAGAGAAGATTAAAGCTACAGTTTTGGTAGATCCTGCTCGCCTCAGGAGAAAAGTTATAAGTCATACTGATACTATTTCTTCTATAACGTTAAATAGCGGAGCCAGAGCAAGTACTTTAAATGCGGCGACTCCGGTTTCAACTATTGGTACTAGTTTGCAGAATTCTCGTTCTGCGAGCAGTGGAAGAGGAGGTTTATTGCCAAAACATCCGATTGAAATTGTAGCAATAGGTACATCTACGGGAGGTCCCTCTGCCTTACAGGCAGTTTTGCCTACCCTACCCGCTGATTTTCCCGTTCCGGTGCTTGTTGCCCAACACATGCCTCCAGGGTTTACAGCTCCGCTTGCTCAGCGGCTTAATGGTCTTTGCGCCCTTAATGTTAAAGAAGCAGTGCACGGCGAGCCGGTCAAAGCAGGAAATGTCTATGTGGCTCAGGCCGGCAAGCAGCTTCAAGTACAGCGTAACTCCGGACAGCTGACTCTTCATATAGGTGAGGAGTCTCCAATACCTACTCTTTATCATCCTTCGGTAGATGTCATGTTTCTTTCCCTGGCGAAAGTTGTTGGCAGGGGGACATTAGGGGTGGTCATGACAGGAATGGGAAATGACGGAACTAAAGGCATGAAGGAGCTGAAGGCAGCGGAAGGATTTGCGATAGCTGAGTCGGAGGAGAGCTGTGTAGTCTATGGGATGCCTAGATCAATAGTGGAGGCCGGTCTTGCCGATCGGGTTGTACCTCTTGGGGAGATAGGGAAAACCATAGTTGAATGTGTCATGAGGAGGAGATAA
- the flgC gene encoding flagellar basal body rod protein FlgC — protein sequence MGLFGAIDISASGLTAQRLRMDLTANNIANINTTRTGELTQAGNQIPYSRQVAVFVPRPSETTSFSEVFGETMKNGAIGNGVEVARIEKDTTEPFRLEYNPDSPDAAKVAEEGLPVGYVRQPNVNIVTEMVDMISASRAYEANVTALNVSKSMAAKALEIGRG from the coding sequence ATGGGTCTATTTGGTGCAATTGATATCAGTGCCTCAGGTCTAACTGCCCAGCGCTTGCGAATGGACTTGACGGCCAACAATATTGCCAATATTAATACCACCCGTACGGGAGAATTAACCCAAGCCGGTAATCAAATACCTTATAGCCGGCAAGTTGCAGTGTTTGTTCCCCGCCCTTCGGAAACAACATCCTTTTCTGAAGTCTTTGGGGAAACTATGAAAAACGGAGCAATTGGAAACGGGGTTGAAGTTGCCAGGATAGAAAAGGATACGACTGAACCATTTCGCCTTGAGTATAATCCCGATTCTCCGGATGCCGCCAAAGTGGCGGAAGAAGGACTGCCTGTGGGCTATGTTCGTCAGCCCAATGTGAATATTGTGACGGAAATGGTGGACATGATATCCGCTTCAAGAGCTTATGAAGCAAATGTGACGGCTCTCAATGTCAGTAAGTCTATGGCTGCTAAAGCCCTTGAGATTGGAAGGGGGTAA